One genomic segment of Clostridium saccharoperbutylacetonicum N1-4(HMT) includes these proteins:
- a CDS encoding Ig-like domain-containing protein, with the protein MKNYFKKFSIMFVMALMFIGIGMIQNGSAVNAATVGQQLTSPDTGWKRIDAKKDGIISFNGTWFEGQNDSDWNGTVMESNTGNSSVKFNFYGTKIRFVTVKNIDGANNARITIDGNKVYSINLKDSLSFQILVSEVNNLSLGVHTVVVDFPNAVSTGYIYFDAIDIDENGKILPYGEAISLNQSIMDLRVGDSQQLTTTTTPAGAQVTWSSDNTRVATVNPTTGEVTGVSEGTCTITATTVNGLAATCTVTVTKKDDPQPTNPTGDANLFIELVDGQIKQYTVSQDEINKFTSWFENRDKDHSFTATYKFTKGTYKDYVVHDQIDWFEVR; encoded by the coding sequence ATGAAAAATTACTTTAAAAAGTTTAGTATAATGTTTGTAATGGCATTAATGTTCATAGGAATTGGAATGATTCAAAATGGTAGTGCAGTTAATGCTGCTACTGTTGGACAACAGTTAACAAGTCCTGATACTGGATGGAAGAGGATTGATGCTAAAAAAGATGGTATAATATCATTTAATGGAACATGGTTTGAAGGCCAAAATGACTCAGACTGGAATGGTACTGTAATGGAGAGCAATACAGGTAATTCGTCTGTGAAATTTAACTTTTATGGTACAAAGATTAGGTTTGTTACTGTTAAAAATATCGATGGTGCAAATAATGCAAGAATAACAATAGATGGTAATAAAGTTTATTCTATCAATTTAAAAGATTCGTTGTCATTTCAAATTTTAGTATCAGAAGTAAATAATTTGAGTTTAGGAGTTCATACTGTAGTAGTAGATTTTCCAAATGCTGTTTCAACAGGCTATATTTATTTTGATGCTATAGATATAGATGAAAATGGAAAAATACTACCATATGGCGAAGCAATATCATTAAACCAATCAATAATGGATTTAAGAGTGGGTGATTCGCAACAATTAACCACAACAACAACTCCAGCAGGAGCGCAAGTAACTTGGTCATCAGATAATACAAGAGTAGCAACAGTAAATCCTACTACAGGTGAAGTTACAGGAGTAAGTGAAGGAACATGCACTATAACAGCTACAACTGTTAATGGTTTAGCTGCGACATGCACTGTTACAGTAACTAAAAAAGATGATCCTCAACCAACTAATCCAACTGGAGATGCAAATTTATTTATTGAATTAGTAGATGGACAGATAAAACAATACACTGTATCACAAGACGAAATTAATAAATTTACATCATGGTTTGAAAATAGAGATAAGGATCATTCATTTACAGCTACATATAAGTTTACAAAAGGAACTTACAAGGATTATGTAGTACATGATCAAATTGATTGGTTTGAAGTAAGATAA